The sequence ACCTCCATCGCCCCCGTGACGGGAGGAAAAATCGAGGAGCTCTCCCGGGAAGCCGTGGAGACTTTGGCCGACGACCCCATCTATCTCACCTCGGTATGGTGCAGCGGAGGCTATGTCAATGTGCGTTACATGATAGAGTATCACGACCTCTCACACAGTCTCGCGATGGTCGCCCTCCTGCCTCGCGTCGGGGGCGATACCCTCGACTTGCAACTGCTCCACGACACCCGGGGCGACGCCCCGGGATACTACGCCTCGGGCTACGCCTCCTACCTGTTGCCGAGGCCGCTCTCTCCCGTGGTGCGTGTGCGCATCAATACCTCCAACCTCGGAGGAAGCCGGCAGTTTGTATTAAGGAACGAATAATAAAATCACACATACAATGGAAAAGAAAGAATTGCAGATAGAACTCACCCCCGAAGTCGCCGAAGGCATCTATGCCAATCTGGCGGTCATCAGCCACTCTTCCTCGGAGTTTGTCGCCGATTTCATACGCATACTCCCCGGCATGCCCAAAGCCCACGTCAAAGCGCGCATCGTGCTCACGCCCGAGCATGCCAAACGCCTGCTCTTCGCCCTCGAAGACAATATCGTGAAATATGAAAAGCAGTTCGGCAAAATCAATGTCGAGACGCCGCCCGCCACACCCTTTATCGTTCCCGGCGGCGAGGCATGAGGCCATTTCCTGCCGAGGCGACCGGCCCCGGGAACCCGTGTGCCCGATTTTTGCCGGCCGTGTTTTGATTCTTTGTCGAGAATGACTACATTTGTATTTTAAACCCGTAGTACAATGGAACAAAAACTCACCATTTATAACACCCTCTCCCGCCGCAAGGAAGAGTTTGTCCCCCTCAATCCGCCTTATGTGGGCATGTATGTTTGCGGTCCCACGGTCTATGGCGATGCCCATTTGGGACATGCCCGTCCCTCCATCACCTTCGACCTGGTGTTTCGCTACCTGAAACATCTCGGCTACAAGGTGCGTTATGTGCGCAACATCACCGATGTGGGACACCTCGAAAACGATGCCGACGAGGGAGAAGACAAAATCGCCAAGAAAGCCCGTCTCGAACAGCTCGAACCCATGGAGGTCGTGCAGTATTACCTCAACCGCTACCACAAGGCCGTCGAAGCGCTCAACGTGTTGCCCCCCAGCATCGAGCCCCATGCCTCGGGTCACATCATCGAGCAGATAGAGTACATCAAGAAGATTCTCGACCACGGCTATGCCTACGAGAGCGAAGGGTCGGTCTACTTCGACGTGGCCAAATACAACAAGGACCATCATTACGGCAAACTCTCGGGACGCAACATCGACGAGCTGCTGGGAACCACCCGTGAGCTCGACGGGCAGAGCGAGAAACACAACACCTTCGACTTCGCCCTTTGGAAGAAAGCCGCCCCCGAACACATCATGCGCTGGCCCTCGCCGTGGAGCGACGGATTCCCCGGCTGGCACCTCGAATGCTCGACCATGAGCACCAAGTACCTCGGAGAGACGTTCGACATACACGGTGGCGGCATGGACCTGCTCTTCCCCCACCACGAGTGCGAGATAGCCCAGTCGGTCGCCGCACAGGGGCACGAAACGGTGCGTTACTGGCTGCACAACAACATGATTACCATCAACGGGAAGAAGATGGGCAAGTCGCTCGGCAACTTCATCACCCTCGATGAGTTCTTCACCGGCAACCACCCGTTGCTCACCCAGGCTTATGCCCCGATGACGATACGTTTCTTTATCCTGCAAGCCCAATACCGCAGCACGCTCGATTTCAGCAACGAGGCCCTGCAAGCCGCCGAGAAGGGCTGGTCCCGCTTGGCCGAGGGGTGGCGCAACTTGGGCAAAATCGTGCCTTCGGCCGAGACCACGGCCGAGGTCAAGGGGCTGCGCGAGCGTTGCTACGAGGCCATGAACGACGACCTCAATACCCCCATCGTCATCTCGCACCTCTTCGATGCCGTGCGTGCCATCAACACCATACTCTCGGGCCATGCCACCATCAGCGAGGCCGACTTGGAAGAGTTGCGCAGCACCTATTCGACTTTCCTCTTCGACATTCTCGGCATGCGTCTCGACGAGACCGAGAGCGGAGCTTCGACCGAACCTTTTGAAAAGGCCGTCGACCTGCTGCTCGAAGTGCGCCGCGAAGCCAAGAGCCGCAAGGACTGGGCCACTTCCGACCTTATCCGCGACCGTCTCGGTGCCATCGGTTTCGAGATAAAAGATACCAAGGAAGGTACCGAATGGAAGTTGAAATAAACGCTGTCTCATTATCTCGCACAACGCCGGTCACACAAGGGGGCTCCCGTGGCCGGCGTTTGCCGTTTTTTTTGTAATCCGCATTATGGCGCAATGGAATCCGTGGCACGGTTGCCACAAGATAAGCGAAGGGTGCCGCCACTGTTACGTCTACCGCATCGACAGCCGGCATGGCCGCGACAGTTCGCAGGTGAGCCTTACCCGCGACTACGACCTGCCTGTGCGCCGCCAGCGCGACGGTCGGTACAAAATCCCGTCGGGTGAGACGGTCTATACCTGTTTCTCGTCCGATTTCCTGCTCTCCGACGCCGACCCGTGGCGGCCCGAGGCGTGGGCGATGATAAGCCGTCGCCGCGACCTGCACTTTTTCATCGTCACCAAACGCATCGACCGCTTGCGCTCCTGTCTCCCGTCGGACTGGGGCGACGGCTATCCCCATGTCACCCTTTGTTGCACCGTCGAGAACCAGGACCGAGCCGACTATCGCCTTCCCTTTTACCTGGCCGCGCCGTTGGCCCGTCGCATCATCGTGTGCGAACCGCTTCTCGGCCCCGTCGACCTCTCGCCCTACCTTTCGCCGGCCGTCGACGAGGTGATTGCGGGCGGTGAGTCGGGGCCCGATGCCCGTCCCTGTCGCTATGAGTGGGTACTCGACCTGCGCCGCCAGTGTGTCGAGGCCGGTGTGGCGTTTGCCTTCAAGCAGACGGGGGCGAACTTCTACAAGGAGGGGCGGCACTACGCCGTGCCCCGGCTGTTGCAGCATGCCCAGGCCCGTAGGGCCGGCATCGACTTCACACCCCCCGGAGTCGCCCCGGCAGCGGGGCCGCCCTCGCTTTTTGGGTGAAAATTCTTGTTTTTGTCGCTAAAAATGCCGATATTGGGTCGTCCTCCTAAAACGACGATTATGAAAAACACATGCATGGCTCTCTTTCTTCTTCTGTTTCTCTCCATCGATTTGGCGGGGCAGGAAATCTATCCCTATCGCGATCGCGACGGGAAGTTCGGCTACAAGGAAAAGTCGGGAAAAATCGTGATTCCCGCCCAATATGACCGTGCCTTCAATTTCTCCGAAGGGCTTGCCGTCGTGGTCATCGACGGCATGGCAGGCTACATCGACCCGAAGGGGCGGCTCGAAATTGCTGCCGGCTTCGACATGGCCGGTTCTTTCTCCCAAGGTCTGGCCAGTGTGAAAATCGACGGCAAATGGGGGTTTATCGACAAGGCCGGCGAGCTGGTCATTCCCTGCCGGTATGACAATGTGTGGGCTTTCTCCAACGGCCAGGCCAAGGTGAAGGTGGCCGGAAAGTATGGTACCATCGACAAGTCGGGCCGTTATGTCATTCCTGCCCGCTTTGAGGCGTTGTGGTTCTTCTCCGAAGATTTGGCCCGCATAAAACTGAGCGGGAAATATGGCTACATCGACAAGAACGGCGACATTGTCATTCCCTGCCAGTATGACGAGGCTTGGGCTTTTGTCGACGGGCTGGCCCGCGTGAAGATGAACGGTCGCTGGGGTTATATCGACAATACCGGAAAATGGTTCTCGTCGAAAAGCGATGCGACCGAGTGGGTGCGACAGCAAGATGTGATGTATTGATACCGAGGGGCTGTGTGCGGAAGTGAATCTCCGACACGGCCCTTTTTCTTTGTGTCGGCATTGACCGGTGAGATGTTCTCGGCAAGAAAGGCCGGGGGGCGATGATGGGGCATGTATCCGGGAAAAATGATTGCCCTCCCTTTTTCCGCCGCTCCGAGGTTTGCGATTGAGGTGCCGTGCCCGCGGGTTTCTTACACGGCATATTTCCCGATGAACTCGATGAGGTTGCGGTTGCTCTTTTCGTTTATTGCCGTGTCGTCGCCCGCCTGGCTCAGATAGGGCGGCAGCTCCCCGCACACGTCGATGCCTACGATGGTGTCGTTGGCCATGATGATGTGCAGGAGCGATTCGAGTTGCGGCAGGGTCATCGAGCCTTGGTCCCAGTTGGTCGTGGCGAAGTGAGGCGACAACACGTCCTTGTCGACCGAGAGGTAGAGCGGCTCGTGAATGTGCCTTTCCGAGAAAAATTGCCACGCCTTTGCCGATTCGAGCGATTGCTCGCTGAAAAAAATCAACCGTTTGTCATATCCCTCGATTTCGTTTTTCAACGTTTCGTTGGCACCGATGATGCACACCTTTTGCAGGAGCGGGTTGGTGTCGAGCATGGTGCGCACCCAGCAGCCGCACGAGAGCAGTTCGTCGAAGAGGGTAGGCTGCATGTCGGGGTGATGGTCGAAAAGCACGAGGGAGAAGGGCTGGTCGATTTTGTCGGTCCACAACTTGGTTACATAGTGGTAGTCGCCCGAGTCGATGAGATGCAGTCCCTCGGGCGAAAACGGGGCGAGGAGCTCTTGCAGTTTCCCGTAGGATTCGGGGCTGCAATAGCAGTCGGTCCCTTGCAGGCCGGTGCAGTCGACCCATGAGGCAGGGTAGCGGCGCAGGAACGGTTGTGTTTCGTAGGCGTGGGTAAAATTGAGTATGACGAGCGAGCGTTTCATGGGAACAAAAAAACAGGCTCCCGCTTTTAAGCGGAAGCCTGTTCCGGTTGGTGTGTTATTTGATTTCGATTTGTTTCGACCGTTTTACCGGCTCTTCTTTCGGCAACTTGGGAAGGTCAATCGTCAAGACGCCGTCTTTTACCGAAGCCGATATTTTTTCTTTGTCGACATCGTCGGGGAGAACCATTGTCTGCTGGAATTTGCTGTATGAAAATTCGCGACGCAGGTAGTGACCGTTTTTCTTGTTTTCTTCTTTGTTCTCCGATTTCTTTTCCATCGTGATGGAGATGTTGCCATCTTCGTCGAGGTGTACGTTGAAATCGTCTTTTGTCATACCGGGGGCGGCTACTTCTACGGCATATCCGTTATCGTGTTCGACTACATTGATGGCCGGAGCGGTAGCGTTGGCTTTTTCCATCCATTCGGTATTGAAGAAATCATTGAAAATGTCGGGCAACCAACCTTGGTTTTTTCTCATCATGGGTACCATAATATAATCTCCTATAATTAATGTTTAACAATCGTTTTTGTGGTGACTCCGGCTCTTTTTGTGAACCGAAATCACCAACAGATATGCAAAGTCCGTGCCAAGGGAGAAAACGGGCGATTGTGGACAAAATGTCTTTATTATCAAATAGATAATGACAAAATTTCGCCTCCCGACTGTCAAAATTTCACGATTTTCCCCCGGCGTGCGGTGTCGGGTGCGTAACGAGCCGGGGCGACCTCCATCGAAGTCGCCCCGGCAAGTGTGTGGATTGGGTCTTTCGGTGTCCCTGACGGGGGAGGAGGGCTTTGTCAGCTGAATGATTCCTGTTGCAGGGGGCGGTCGCTTTCGAGGGTGATTTCGCCCACGAGCGACATGTTCATCAGGCGGCGCACCTCGTCGGTCGAGTAGCCGTGTCCCAGCAGGAACATGAGTTTGGTGACGGCGGCTTCGACCGTGCTGTCATAACCGCTGGTGACCCCGGCTTCGAGGAGCTGGCGTCCGTTTTCGTAGCGTTTCATGTCGACCGAGCCCGACGGGCATTGGGTGATGTTGATGATGACCAGGCCGCGCTGCGTTGCATCGCGTACGGCCTTGACAAACCATTCCCGTTGCGGGGCGTTGCCCGTGCCGAAGGTTTTCATCACGACGGCTTTCAGCCCTTCCATTTTCAGCACCTCGGTGACGATGCGTTCCTGTATGCCCGGGAAGAGGGTGAGCACGATGACGTTGGTATCGTAGAGGAAGTGCGGTTTGAGGGCCTTCTCGGGTGCCGGGGGCGGCAGTATGCGGCGGGTATAGTAGTTGATGTGCACGCCCACGTCGGCCAGATTGGGGTAGTTGTGGGAGCAGAAGGCGTTGAAGTTCTCGGCATTGACTTTGGTGGTGCGGTTGCCTCGCAGCAGCTGGTCTTGGAACAAGATGCACACCTCGGGCACCATGGGGCTGCCGTCGGGGCGTTTGGCCATGGCGATTTCGATGGCCGTGATGAGATTTTCCTTGCCGTCGGTGCGCAGCACGCCGATGGGGAGCTGGCTGCCGGTGAAGATGACCGGCTTGGCGAGGTTTTCGAGGGCGAAGCTCATGGCCGAGGCCGTGTAGGCCATCGTGTCGGAGCCATGCAGCACCACGAAACCGTCGAAGAGGTCGTAGTTGTCGTAGATGATGCGCGCCAGCTCGACCCACAGTTGCGGATCCATGTCGGACGAGTCGATGGGCGGATTGAACTGCACCGAGGAGATGTGGCATTGTATCTGTTTCAGCTCGGGAATGTGCTGCACGAGGTGGTCGAACGTGAAGCTCTCCAATGCTCCGGTTTCGGGGTTGCGTATCATGCCGATGGTGCCACCGGTGTAGATGAGCAGGACTGAGGGGAGTGAAGTCTCGGTCGTCATGGCTGTCAAAAGGATAGGGTTGAATTTTGCTACAAAAATAGCCAAAATTCACCGGTATCCTCTCTTATTGACTGTGTTTTTGTAAAGAGAACCCGGTTTTTTCGGTTGTTTTGTCTATTTATTCCCACTCTACCCGTAAAAAGTTGAGTTGCGTGGCGCCGCCGTCGACCGTCCCGGTATGTTGCACGCCGACCCCGCCGAAATCGTTCGGCTCTATTTCCGTCTCCATTTCGACCGAGAGTTTCACCTCGGGGCGTCCCGGCAGGACATAGTATGTCGCATCGGTGTGGGCCGTGGCGCGCAGCCGCTGCCCCGTTGCTTCGAGGGTGATGCGGCAAGGTGTCCTGAAACACGACGAGGTGACCGGCTCGCCGATGGGTGTTACCGTGCCGTGGTCATATTTGACGAAGAGGAAATCAATGGCGTCGCCATATTTCGTGGTGCGTATCAGCCGTAGGGCATATCCCGAGAGCGTGGTGTGGTCGAACTTGATAAACAGGTCGAGATACTGCTGCCGCGCACTGGCAAAGCCTTGTCCGGCCGTCTTGGCCGGTGACGCGACAAGCTCTACCTTCATGTCGCCGAAGCGGTCGCCCACGGGTGTGTACCGTAGGCGGGCTCCCACGCGGCTTTGCACCAGACCCCGACCCTCACGGGCACCGTTTACGCCGTGGCCGTAATACCAATGGTCTTGGGAGTTATCGACCGTCCAGTCATAATCTTGGGTATCGGCCGGCTTGTACCCGTCGAGCGTCCAGAATCCCGGAAGCAACCTCAACTGCTGCGTCGTGGGCAGGGTCGAAAAGTCGGTGGTGAGCGACGATGCGTCGTCGGTTATCCTTCTCGACTTGACGGGCCCGTATATGACCCGGTATTCCTCCCCCGCTTTGCAGCGGATATTCCGGGGTGTGACGGCGGCCATCAGATAGCAGCCCTTGTCTCCGGCCGAAAGGCGGTAGGAGCAGAGCGGCTTGCCCAGGTTCGACGCCGCCACGGGAATGGCGTTGCGGCCCGACTTGTCGGAGCATCGGTACCACGTCACCGACGACAAATCTTCCCGTTCGGAGTCGAGGGTATAATGCAGGTGCAATGTCCCGTTTTCATATGCGATGCGGGGCTTGTCGACAAAAGCGGGAGCGGGGAGCGTGCGGGGGCGGGCATGGACGATGGCGGCCGCACAAAGACCTTCGGGCGTGGACGCTGTCACGGCCACTTCCCGCACTTCGTCGCGGTCGTGTATCGACTCGACCCGGCAGCTGCCCTTGTCGGGCGACGGTGTGATGCGCACATAGGCCGAGTCTTCGGGCGAAAGGCTCCAAGAGAGCTGTCCGATGGCCCGGGGCTTGCAACCCGGCCGGGCGGCCGTCGCAGCCAGGGTGATGCCTTCCTGTCCCGTTTCGATGGTTTCACGGGTCGGTGCTATCCACATCTTCGTGGGAATGTCGGTCAGGTCGCGTTGCAGCCGTTTCCCGACGGCGACAATCTGTTCCCGGGTGTGGCAGGGGTCCCAATCGTCGTCGCCCCGCAGGAGGTTATATAGGTTATATATCGTGTCTCCCCCCACGACGATGCGGTAGGCATCGAGCAGCGGTTTCCCGGTGAGGTCGATGCTCGTTTCGGGGGAGTTGCTTCCCATGGGACAGGGGCTGCCGTTGAAACGGAGCCCGGCATGGTAGTAGCGCTCTTCGCGCAGGGGAAAGTCGCGCCAGTTGCAATCTCTGACATGCTCGCCGTGTATGTGGGTGTCGATGGCGGCAACCGGCCCTCTTGACTTGACGAAGTATTGCGTGCCCCGGCTCATCGAGGTTATGTCGCAGTGGAGAAACACGGCACCGTTCCCCTCGGTATGTCCGAAAGGCCGCGGGGCATAAAATTCGAGCGTGCAGTCCTTATACACGCCCGTCCCGCACAGGGCGTCGTCGGTGCACTCCATGTGGCACCCGAGAAACAGGGCGCGCTTGGCACCGGCGAAATTGCACAGGTTGAGCCGGCTGATGAAGCGGACATTCCGGCAGAACACGCGGTCGCTGTTGCAGATGGCCAGTTGTGCCTGCACGATGGCGCTGCCGCGTCGGGGGCGGTTCAGCTCGGGGCGGAGCGGATAGTCGAGGTCGACGTTGCAGTAGTTTCCCAGGGTGAGATTCTCGCAGGTTACCTCGTCGCTGTCGAAATAGAAGAGCGTGAAATTGCCTACCGCTCCCATCGTCTGCCCCCGGTTGCCCGCCAAGACCACTTTCGACGGGTCGTCGGTGAGCCCTTTGAGATGAAGGCCGTCGCAATGTACGATAAGGCCATAGGGCGTGCTGCCCTGCTGCGGCCGGCGCACCGACGGGTCGTCGGGGTCGTCGACCCAGTACACCCACGGGGCGAAATAGAGTTTCATGGGGTCGTCGGCCGTTCCGGGAGTCAGGTGACCGACGGCCTCTTGCACCGAGGTGTAGACGTAGCGACAGACACGGCTTATGGTGTCGGGCAGCGAGCCGTCGATAAAGAAGGTCTTTGGGCCGAGCGTGATGGTGTCGGTGTGGTAGATGACGGTCTTGCCGTCGAAATATATGGGGTCGTCGGGGTCGGTGGCTTGGTAGGGATACTGTGCCGACAGGGTGGCTGCACACAAGAGTGCCGATAAAAGAAGGCGTGTTTTTTTCATGATTCCCGGATAAATACATTCAAAGATAGGGATAAAATTCATCATAATCCCTTCATTCTGAAAAAACGAAACGAAAAAGACCTTTATGCCGACGCTTTTTGCTACATTTGCACAAAATCGCGATAATATGTCTACACTTCTTTCCCGTCTCGAACAGGTGCGGGTGGCTTCGCGCCGGCTCAACCTGTTCGATGAGGAGCGCATCAATGCCGTACTGCTCGATGTCGCCGATGCAACCGATGCCCGGGCCGAACACATCTTGTCGGAGAATGCCCGCGACCTTGCCCTCATGGACAAGAACAACCCCAAGTATGACCGTTTGCAGCTGACCCGGCAGCGACTGGCCGACATCACCTCGGACATGCGCCGCGTGGCCGGCTTGCCCTCGCCGCTGGAACGGGTGCTCGCCGAGTGGGAGCGTCCCAACGGCATGGCCATTCGCAAGGTGTCGGTACCGTTCGGCGTGATAGGAATTATCTACGAGGCGCGTCCCAACGTGACCTTCGATGTCTTCTCGCTCTGCTTCAAGGCCGGCAGTGCCTGCGTGCTCAAAGGCGGGAGCGACGCCCACTTCTCCAACACCGCGATTGTCGAGGTTATCAACAGTGTGTTGGTAAAACATGGAATCGACTCGAACACAGTGGTTTTACTTCCCAATGACCGCGAGGTTATCAACGAGTTGTTGACAGCCTCGGGCTATGTCGACCTCATCATTCCCCGGGGCAGCAAGGGGCTCATCGACTTTGTGCGGCAAAATGCCAAGGTGCCGGTCATCGAGACCGGGGCCGGTGTGTGCCACACCTATTTCGACCGCGCCGGCGACCTCGAAAAGGGGCGCGACATCGTGTTCAACGCCAAGACCCGCCGCGTGTCGGTGTGCAACGCCCTCGACTGCCTCATCGTGCACCGCGAGCGGCTCGCCGACCTGCCCGCCCTCTGCGCTCCGCTGGCCGGGAAAAATGTCACCATCTATGCCGACGGGCCGGCTCTTGCCGCCCTGCAAGGAGCCTATCCCGAGGCGTTGTTGCGGCCGGCCGACGACCATAGCTTCGGCACCGAGTTCCTCGACTACAAGATGGCCCTGAAAACCGTCGATTCGCTCGACGGCGCCCTCCAACACATCGCCTGCTACTCCTCGCAGCACAGCGAGTGCATCGTGAGCGAAGATACCGGTGCCTGCGCCCGCTTCACCCGCGAGGTCGATGCCGCCTGCGTCTACACCAACGTGTCGACCGCCTTTACCGACGGCGGCCAGTTCGGCTTCGGTGCCGAGATAGGCATCAGCACCCAGAAGCTCCACGCCCGCGGGCCCATGGCTCTGCCCGAGCTTACCAGCTACAAATATATTGTTACCGGAAACGGACAAGTGCGAAAATAACAAAAAAACATTCCGATATGAGACATTTCACTTCTGTCAAAGACCTGGGCGACCTGAACGCCGCCCTGCAAGAGGCTTTCGCCGTGAAGGCCGACCGTTTTGCCTACCAGCATCTGGGAAAGAACAAGACGCTCATCATGATTTTCTTCAATTCGAGCCTGCGCACCCGCCTCAGTACCCAGAAGGCGGCCATGAACCTCGGCATGAACGTCATCGTGCTCGACATCAACCAGGGCGCCTGGAAGCTCGAAACCGAACGCGGCGTCATCATGGACGGCGACAAGACCGAGCACCTGCTCGAAGCCATTCCCGTCATCGGCTGCTACTGCGACGTCATCGGCGTGCGCTCCTTTGCCCGTTTTGAAAACAAGGCCGATGATTACGAAGAGAAAATCATCTCGCAGTTTATCCAGTACTCGGGACGCCCCGTGTTCAGCATGGAGGCGGCCACCCGTCACCCGCTGCAAAGTTTTGCCGACCTCATCACCATCGAGGAGTACAAGAAGACCCCGCGTCCCAAGGTCGTGCTCACCTGGGCTCCTCACCCCAAGGCGCTGCCGCAGGCCGTGGCCAACTCGTTTGCCGAGTGGATAAACGAGACCGACTATGACTTTGTCATCACCCACCCCGAAGGCTATGAGCTCGACCCCCGCTTCGTGGGAAAAGCCCGCGTGGAGTATGACCAGCGCAAGGCTTTCGAGGGCGCCGACTTCATCTATGCCAAGAACTGGTCGGCCTATACCGACCCCAACTACGGCAAGGTCATCAACACCGACCGCTCCTGGACCGTCGACGCCGAGAAGATGGCGCTGACCAACAACGCCTACTTCATGCACTGCCTGCCCGTGCGCCGCAACATGATTGTGACCGACGAGGTCATCGAGAGCCCGCAGTCGATTGTCATTCCCGAAGCCGCCAACCGCGAAATCTCGGCGCAGGTCGTCCTGAAAAAGATTCTCGAAAGCCTTTGACCCGCGACACCGCTTCGCATTTCGCCCGAAAAGTCGTACCTTTGCCCGCTCCCGACCAGGCTGTCGCCTGCCGGGGCGGGAGAGTGTAAAATCCTAAACAAGAAATTATGAAAGTCGAAAATCAAATAGCACAAGCCCTCTCGGCTGCCCTCGAAACCCTGTATGGGACGAAGGTAGCCCCCGAAGCCCTGGGCTTGCAGAAGACCAAAAAAGAGTTTGAAGGCAACCTCACGCTGGTGGTCTTCCCCTTCCTCAAAGCCTCGCACAAGTCGCCCGAGGCAACGGCCACCGAGATAGGCGAGTACATCAAGGCCCAACACCCCGAGCTGGTCGCCTCGTACAATGTGGTGAAGGGATTTCTCAACCTGGTCATCGCCCCGGCCTGCTGGGTGAGCCAGCTCAACGCCATCGCCGCCGCACCCCATTACGGTGTGCGCGAAGTGGCTCCCGATGCTCCGCTGGTGATGATCGAGTACTCCTCGCCCAATACCAACAAACCCCTGCACCTGGGCCATGTGCGCAACAACCTGCTGGGATACAGCCTGGCCTGCATCATGCAGGCTTGCGGCAACCGGGTGGTGAAGACCAACATCGTCAACGACCGCGGTATCCACATCTGCAAGTCGATGCTGGCGTGGGAGAAGTGGGGCGAGGGTGTCACCCCCGAAAAGGCCGGCAAGAAGGGCGACCACCTCATCGGCGACTTCTATGTGCTCTTTGACAAGCACTACAAGCAGGAGTTGGCCGAGTTGCAGGCACAAGGCATGACCAAGGAGGAGGCCGAAGCCGCTTCGCCCCTCATGGCCGAGGCGCGCGAGATGTTGCGCAAGTGGGAGGCCGGCGATGCCGAGGTGCGCCGCGTGTGGGAGATGATGAACAGTTGGGTCTATGCCGGATTTGACGAGACCTACCGCCGTCTCGGTGTCGACTTCGACAAAATCTATTACGAGTCGCAGACCTACCTCGAAGGCAAGGAGAAGGTGCTCGAAGGGCTCGAAAAGGGCGTGCTCTTCCGCAAGGACGACGGTTCGGTGTGGGCCGACCTCACCGACGAGGGGCTCGACCAGAAACTCCTGCTCCGGGCCGACGGCACGTCGGTGTATATGACACAGGACATCGGCACGGCCAAGCTGCGTTTCCGCGACTATCCCATCGACCGCATGATTTATGTCGTGGGCAATGAGCAGAACTACCACTTCCAGGTGCTCTCGATACTCCTCGACCGTCTCGGCTTCAAGTGGGGCCGCGACCTTGTGCACTTCTCCTACGGCATGGTGGAGCTGCCCGAGGGCAAGATGAAGTCGCGCGAAGGTACGGTGGTCGACGCCGACGACCTCATCGAAGAGATGGTGAATACCGCCCGTGAAACATCGGCCGAGCTGGGCAAGCTCGACGGCTGCACGCCCGAAGAGGCCGACGCCGTGTCGACCATGGTGGGACTGGGTGCTCTCAAATATTTTATCTTGAAGGTCGACCCCCGCAAGAACATGACCTTCAACCCCAAGGAGTCTATCGACTTCAACGGCAACACGGGGCCCTTTATCCAGTACACCCACGCCCGCATCTGCTCGGTGCTACGCAAGGCGGCCGATGAGGGAATCGCCGTTCCTGCCGAGGCTTCGGCACATATCACCCTGTCGGACAAGGAGATTTCGCTCGTTCAGAACCTGGCGGCCTTCCCCGATGTGGTGGCCGAGGCCGGCAAGCAATACAGCCCCGCCCTTATCGCCAACTACACCTACGACCTGGTGAAAGAGTATAACCAGTTCTACCACGACTTCTCGATTCTGCGCGAGAGCGATGCCGAGGTCAAAGCCTTCCGCCTGCTGCTCTCGGCACAGGTGGCACGGGTCGTGCGCACGGCCATGTCGCTGCTGGGCATTCAGGTGCCCGACCGCATGTAAAAACAGCCATTCGGTATAATTTCTGAAAACTCCGCCTCAACGAGGCGGAGTTTTTTTTTTGTGCCGGCCGCGCTCCTTGTGTTGAAAATTCGTAAGTTTGTCACACGTTAACCTTTTTCCTATCACGACCATGAAACACCTGCGCATAGCCACATTTGTTTTCCCCCTTCTGATGGCAGGAGCCGTGGCACACGCCACCCCTTCGCCCACGATGGCACCCGAC is a genomic window of Candidatus Caccoplasma merdavium containing:
- a CDS encoding glutamate-5-semialdehyde dehydrogenase, whose product is MSTLLSRLEQVRVASRRLNLFDEERINAVLLDVADATDARAEHILSENARDLALMDKNNPKYDRLQLTRQRLADITSDMRRVAGLPSPLERVLAEWERPNGMAIRKVSVPFGVIGIIYEARPNVTFDVFSLCFKAGSACVLKGGSDAHFSNTAIVEVINSVLVKHGIDSNTVVLLPNDREVINELLTASGYVDLIIPRGSKGLIDFVRQNAKVPVIETGAGVCHTYFDRAGDLEKGRDIVFNAKTRRVSVCNALDCLIVHRERLADLPALCAPLAGKNVTIYADGPALAALQGAYPEALLRPADDHSFGTEFLDYKMALKTVDSLDGALQHIACYSSQHSECIVSEDTGACARFTREVDAACVYTNVSTAFTDGGQFGFGAEIGISTQKLHARGPMALPELTSYKYIVTGNGQVRK
- a CDS encoding N-acetylornithine carbamoyltransferase, with product MRHFTSVKDLGDLNAALQEAFAVKADRFAYQHLGKNKTLIMIFFNSSLRTRLSTQKAAMNLGMNVIVLDINQGAWKLETERGVIMDGDKTEHLLEAIPVIGCYCDVIGVRSFARFENKADDYEEKIISQFIQYSGRPVFSMEAATRHPLQSFADLITIEEYKKTPRPKVVLTWAPHPKALPQAVANSFAEWINETDYDFVITHPEGYELDPRFVGKARVEYDQRKAFEGADFIYAKNWSAYTDPNYGKVINTDRSWTVDAEKMALTNNAYFMHCLPVRRNMIVTDEVIESPQSIVIPEAANREISAQVVLKKILESL
- a CDS encoding arginine--tRNA ligase yields the protein MKVENQIAQALSAALETLYGTKVAPEALGLQKTKKEFEGNLTLVVFPFLKASHKSPEATATEIGEYIKAQHPELVASYNVVKGFLNLVIAPACWVSQLNAIAAAPHYGVREVAPDAPLVMIEYSSPNTNKPLHLGHVRNNLLGYSLACIMQACGNRVVKTNIVNDRGIHICKSMLAWEKWGEGVTPEKAGKKGDHLIGDFYVLFDKHYKQELAELQAQGMTKEEAEAASPLMAEAREMLRKWEAGDAEVRRVWEMMNSWVYAGFDETYRRLGVDFDKIYYESQTYLEGKEKVLEGLEKGVLFRKDDGSVWADLTDEGLDQKLLLRADGTSVYMTQDIGTAKLRFRDYPIDRMIYVVGNEQNYHFQVLSILLDRLGFKWGRDLVHFSYGMVELPEGKMKSREGTVVDADDLIEEMVNTARETSAELGKLDGCTPEEADAVSTMVGLGALKYFILKVDPRKNMTFNPKESIDFNGNTGPFIQYTHARICSVLRKAADEGIAVPAEASAHITLSDKEISLVQNLAAFPDVVAEAGKQYSPALIANYTYDLVKEYNQFYHDFSILRESDAEVKAFRLLLSAQVARVVRTAMSLLGIQVPDRM